GCGCGAATCGACGTCACAAACGGCACCAACCCGACAATTTGATTGGCTGGCGAAACCTTTAGCGAGGGCATTACCGCGATTGTTGGTTCCCATGATGCCCACAACGATCGTTTCGTTGGGTGATTCCGATTTTCCTGTCCGAGTTGTCAGAAGCGTGCCAGCGACACCAGCGGCACCCGTTTTCAAAAAAGCACGTCGTGGCGAGGAATATGTTGCCATTGGGTGGGCCTCTGTGGACAATGGAACTAGTAGGAAGGTTAAGGGAGGAACCTGAGAATATAGCAGTATCGCTGGCTCATCTCCAGAAATTCTGAATGTTCTGATTCCATCCAATACTCCTCCTAATTTGCTTTGATTACGGCTTGAATTCCCTCGATTTCTAAGAACACGGAGTTCGTGCAATTCGTAACAAAGTAGAGAGACTTAAGAGGTTCGATTAACAACAACGCTACGACAACAGATGGATTAAGGAGTCGAGCCATGAACTTCAAACGCATACTCTTCCCGACCGATTTTTCGCATTGCGGAGACGCCGCATTGCATCTCGCCACAGCTCTGGCACGCGACAGTGGAGGGACGATAATCATTGCCCACGTCGAAGAGCCACCTACCGTTTATGGTACAGGCGAAATGTATTACGGAATGCTCGATCCTTCCCCCGAGGATCTGAAGAGCATGCTACACGAGATCAAACCGGACGACCCAGCGGTCCCGGTGGAATATCACTTGGTCACCGGCGATCCTTCGACTGCCGTCGTTCGTTTGGCAGACGAAGTGAAAGCCGACCTGATTGTGCTAGGCACCCACGGCCGAACAGGCCTGTTACATATGCTGATTGGCAGTACTGCCGAATCGATCGTACGTCACGCAAAGTGCCCCGTACTGACATTCAAGCAGCCGCCTGATTCAGCATGACCCCCCCATCATTTTCTCCCTGAAAAAGGGAAGGAGGTGTGCGATGTCTGATAGTTATTTGAATGAAGGTAGTCGTCCCTTCTACTCGCATTTTACTTGCGAACACGAAGCAGTAGACAGTGCGATCCATGACCTGCAAAACGATTTGAATGATCGGGACAATCCGCTTCCGACGTCGCAAATCGCCCGACGACTGATCCAGCTCCGCGAATTGATGTCGCGACACTTCCTGGAAGAAGAAGAAGGTTGCTTCGACGAAATTTGTGCCCGGCAACCCCATATGTGCACCGAAACGAAACAGTTGGAGCAGGCCCATCGGATGCTGCTCGAAGTTTTGGACGAACTGATTCTCGACGTCGACAACGCCAACGTAGGAACGGCTTGGCAGACACGATTCGATCGCTTTGAGAAAACCGTGATGTCGCACGAAAAGGACGAACGTACGTTGGTTCGCCGGGGATTGATGATTTCGGAGGACGATGC
The genomic region above belongs to Blastopirellula marina and contains:
- a CDS encoding universal stress protein, yielding MNFKRILFPTDFSHCGDAALHLATALARDSGGTIIIAHVEEPPTVYGTGEMYYGMLDPSPEDLKSMLHEIKPDDPAVPVEYHLVTGDPSTAVVRLADEVKADLIVLGTHGRTGLLHMLIGSTAESIVRHAKCPVLTFKQPPDSA
- a CDS encoding hemerythrin domain-containing protein, translated to MSDSYLNEGSRPFYSHFTCEHEAVDSAIHDLQNDLNDRDNPLPTSQIARRLIQLRELMSRHFLEEEEGCFDEICARQPHMCTETKQLEQAHRMLLEVLDELILDVDNANVGTAWQTRFDRFEKTVMSHEKDERTLVRRGLMISEDDA